The window AAGCGATTTAAACAACGTTTACCTATGTCATGCCGACAGACGGCGTCGAGGCACCCCGGCGCACCGGGGCCTCGAACCCCCGCCGGGAGGCCCGGAACGCCGCCAGGCGGCCCGGGGGCTGGCACAGCCCGGGTTCGCGCCGACCCGCGCGACTTCCCGACGACGCGCCCCGACGGCCAACGGCGCGGAAGGCCCGAAGACCCATGGCGCGGTCCCCCGGGCGAACCGGGCGAAGGGCCGCCCGGCTATCCTCCGGAAGGCCGCCTGCCGTGGCGGCGCCCGGGAACCGGAGACCGTACACCGCCCGCCCCCACCCACGGAGCGCCCATGTCAGCACCGAACGCGCGGACCACCAACTGGGCGGGCAACGTGACCTTCGGCAGCCCGCGGGTCCACCGGCCCCGGACACTGGACGAACTGCGCCGCGTCGTCCGCGACAGCCCGCGGATCCGCGCCCTGGGCAGCGGCCACTCCTTCAACCTCGTCGCCGACTCCGACGCCGACCTGGTGCGCCTGGACGGACTGCCCGCGGAGGCGGAGATCGACCCCGAGGGGCGGACCGTCACCGTCACCGCCGGCACCCGCTACGCCGAACTGGTCACCGCGCTGCACGGGCGGGGGTTCGCGCTGGCGAACCTGGCGTCGCTGCCGCACATCTCGGTCGCGGGCTCGTGCGCGACCGGCACCCACGGCTCCGGGGACGGCCAGCGCTGCCTGTCCGCCGCCGTGCGCGCGGTGCAGCTCCTGGGCCCCGACGGCGACCTGGGCTGGCTGAGCCGCGACGCGGACCCGGAGGTCCTCCCCGGCGCGGTGGTCGCGCTGGGCGCGCTCGGCGTCGTCACCCGGCTCTCCCTGGAGATCGAACCGGCGTTCACGATGACCCAGCGGGTCCGCGTCGGGGTGGCCCTGGACGAGGTGGCCGACCACGTCGACGACGTGTTCGGCGCGGCCTACAGCGTCAGCCTGTTCACCGACTGGCTCGGGGAGGGCTCCGTGTGGCTCAAGCAGCGGACCGACCGCCCCGAGGGCGCCTGGAGGGGCGGTCGGCCCGCGTCCGGGCCGGTGCACCCCGTCCCGGGGATGCCTCCGGAGCCCAGCACGGAGCAGATGGGGGTCGTCGGCCCCTGGCACGAGCGGCTCCCGCACTTCCGTCCCGAGCTGGAGCCGAGCGCGGGCAGGGAGTTGCAGTCCGAGTTCTACGTGCCGCGCGAGGCCGCGGGCGCCGCGTTCGCCGCCCTTCGCGGGATCGGGCACCTGCTCGCCCCGGCGCTGTACGTCGCGGAGGTGCGCACGGTGCGCGCGGACGACCTGTGGCTGAGCCCCGCCCACGGCCGGGACTGCGTCACCTTCCACTTCACGTGGCTGCCGGACCCGCGGGCCGTGGCCCCGGTCCTGGCGGCCGTGGAGGAGCGCCTCCTGCCGCTGGGCGCCCGCCCCCACTGGGGCAAGCTCACCGCGATGGACCCGGCCGACATCACCGCCCGGTACGAGCGCGCGGCGGACTTCGAACGCCTCACACGCGCGCTCGACCCGGGCGGGAAGTTCCGCAACGCCTTCACCGACGCGCTCTTCCCCCGCGGGTGAGACCGGGCCCGCGGCGGCGGTCCGCCTCGCCGGGCCCCGACGAGGCGGCCCGGCGGCGGAGCGCGGTCAGGCCGGGTCGACCCGGTACAGGGTGGTCGTTCCGGACACCTCGTTGGCCACGGCCAGCATCGGCACGCCCCGGATCGGCGAGTCCGAGGCGCTGATGAAGGCCAGGCCCTCCGCGCCGAGGTCGCCCGCCTCGCCAGTGCCGGGCTCGGCGGTGAAGTCGCGGTTGTTGAGGTACTGCACGAAGGACGCCTCGCGGGGGTCGGTGACGTCGTAGACCATCACGCCGCTCACCCGCTCCAGGCCCACGAACGCGTAGGTGCGGCCCGCCACCTCGCCGAGCACGACCCCCTCGGGCTCGGGGCCCTTGTCGTCGCTGCGGTTGTCGAAGGCGTTCTCCGCGTGGTTGGAGTTGAAGAACTCCGGATCGGCCTCGGCGGTGATCCGCTCGAAGTCCGACCCGGAGTCGAAGAGCAGCTCGCCCTCGGTGGTGAAGATCGAGAACGAGCGCCCGCCGAACGCGTACACGTCCTCGTAGCAGCTGCCGTCCTCGCGCAGACCCTCGGCGGCGGTGACCGTGAGCCTGCCCATGTTGGCCTCGTCGAGCAGTTCCCCGGTGCTGTCGACGCCCAGGTCGTTGTCGGCCAGGAACTCCCGCAGGCGCGGGGAGTCCTCGCACAGCGGGGTCTCCTCGGCCAGGTCGCCCAGGCGCGTCTCCTCGGAGTAGCCGTCCCAGTCGCGGGTGTCGCCCTCGTTCGCGGTGACCATCAGGGTCTGGCCGCGCCAGCGGTAGGTGTCGAACCCGTCGGGCTGGTACATGCCGTACACCGGCCAGTTGGCGAGGCGGATGCCGTCGTCCCGGTTCGACACGTCCAGCTCGTTGCCGGGCTCCATGTGGTCCTTGAGGCCCAGGGGCACGATGTCGGTGAACTCGGCGGTGCGCAGGTCCAGCAGCGCGACGGCGTTGGCCTCCTGGAGCACCACCTGGGCGCTGTAGGCGGTGTCCGCGGAGATGTACTCCGGTTCCAGGTTGCGCGCCACCCGGCCCGGGGTGCCCGGTTCGCCGGTGGACAGGTCCGGCCCGAACACCCGCACCCCCGAGGGCAGCTCCCGCTCCCCGTCCCAGGCACGGAAGTCGGCGGTGCGCACGTCGTCCTGGGTGAGGGCGGCGGGCCTGCGGTTCACGCGGATGACGCTCACCGAGCCCTCGGGGTCGACCGAGTAGTCGTCGCTGGGCTCCCCCTCGTTGGCCACCAGCAGCAGCCTGCCCTCGGGCGTGAAGGCGGCCATGTCCGGCAGGGCGCCGACCCGGACCGCGTTGAGCGCGGTGCCGTCGGTGTCGTAGAAGACCACCCAGCCGTCGTCGGTGCGGTCGGGTGCCTCCACCGCCACGGCCACGGTGTCGCCGTGGACCGCCACGGAGTTGGCGACCGCGCCCTCCGGCACCACCGAGCCGTCGGCCGCCCCGACCCCGGGCGTGCGCAGGTCGAACAGCTTGGCGGGGGCCGCGGGGTCGGAGACGTCGAGCACCTCCACGGTGGCGGCCAGGGCGTTGACCACGTACAGGCGCTGGGTGCGCGGGTCGTGGGCGACGATCTCCGCCGCCGCCTCGTCGAAGGAGCCGGTGCGGTAGCTGCCCAGTGCGGACAGTTCGACGCCGCCGCGCCCGCCCTCGCGGGGCTCCTGCCGCTCCGCGTGTGCGGGGGCCGCCGTACCGGTGAGGGCGACGGCGAGGGACACCGCGACCGCCGTGGTCTTGCGCATACGTGCTTCCTGAGGGCTCCGGGGGAATGGGCGCGGTCACGCCCGCGCCGAAGCCAACCAGGGGCGGACGAGATCGGGCTGAACGCCCGGTGGCGCGGGAGTGAAGGCGGGTGGCGACCGGTCCGAGGCGGCGGGGCCCGACGGGAGGGGGCCGCAGGCTTCGGACACGGGCGACCCGTGGCCGGACGGAGAACCGGGCGCTCGCGTGCCAGCGCCGTGACGGCGGCCGTCCTCCGGAGACCCTATCGGCCGCGGGAATGTGCTTGACGCCGTCCTACCTGTGGAAATTCCGCGCGCATGATGCCAAATCGGCGCATTGGCACACCGGCGCATCGGAGAAATCCGCGAAAAAAGCCGCGGGCACGTGTCCGAACGGCACGGGAAAAGGGTGCGGCGCGGGTTCGACGGGTGTCGGGCCCCGGAGGCGGCGGATGCGGCGGGGACGCCGGGAAAAGCCGGGAGGGAAAGTCCCGGAGAACTCAGTGACCGGCCGACCGGAGCCTGTGCCAGGCGGTCGTCCAGCGCTGGCGCTCGGCGGCGTCCTCACCGGCGCAGGCGGTCACGAAGGCCATCAGGAACACGTACCGGGGCAGCTGGGTCCCCTCCAGGACGTCGCGGAAGGTGGTCGCCCGCACCGCTCCCCCGCACAGGTACTCCAGCTCCAGGTAGGACCAGTCGCCCGCCCAGACGAGGTAGCGGCGCATGACCAGCAGGAACTCCGCAGGCGTCTCGGCGTCCAGGGGGTTGGGCCGACCCTCGTAGCCGTCCAGGGCGCGGACGGTCGGGTGGCGCTCGACGGCGGAGCTGGGAGTCGTGAGGACCCGGTCGAGCCAGCTGGTGCGACCGAGGGACCGGTTCGGTCCGGTGGGTTCGAGGACGCCCGTGGTGGTCACACCTTCTCCTTTTCACCGGTCGAAATCGACGTCGCGGGGGTTCTCTCGTACGCGTCGCGCCTGTTCGGCGCACACGTGAGCAGGGGGTGGAGAGAACGACGAAGGCCGGATACCAGCTGTTGTGGGGAGAACTCCGGCGCTTCGGTTACGGAGAAACCTACCGGATGAACACGGAACGCGAAAGCGCCTGGCGGCACGGTTTCGGAGAGGCGTTGGTCTCCCTCGTGTGTGACGTCGCCGCCGCCGCTTCCACTGTTGTGTGCTTTTACCGCAAAGGACAACAAAGGACATCTGGAACACCGAGCAAAACGTCCCCCATGACGGTAGTGCCCGAAACGCGACCACCTGGGACGTCAGGAGGGAAGCCCCCGGGTTCACCAGATTAACTTGTCCGAATAGGCAATTTAAGGGTGACCGTAACCAGGGTCACGGTGTCCACGCCAGCACTGTGGCGTCGTCGCTCCCCTTGCCGCGCGGATGACGGAGCCGGTCGGGGTCGGCGGCCTCCAGTCCGCGCACCCGGTCCAGCAGGGCGCGCGGTCCCCTGTCCGAAACCAGGGCGAAGGCCCGGTCCCAATCCAGGTCCCCGAAGAGGTCCACCACCCGGCTCGCCCCGTCGGTCATGGCGGTGAAGCGCCCGAGGGGCAGGGTTCCGGTCAGCGCCTCCTCGGCCGCCCGGGGGTGCGCCCCCGCCGTCCAGAAACCCCCGGGAACGTTGCGGTACGCGCGGATGGCGTTCCAGGGGCTCCCCCGACGGGCCAGGTCGCCCCTGAGGTCGTCCAGACGGGTGTCGGTGAGCACGCGCACCCCGCCCCCGCCCTCCACCAGCAGCACGGAGTCGGACAGCACCAGGTACTCCAGCGCGTCGGAGCCCGCCCGGACCGCCACGACCGTGGCGGACGGGCTCTCCTGGTTGGCCAGGTCGCAGGTGTGCGCGTGCAGGGCGGAGGCCGTCGCGATCGCCTCGGCCAGGGCCTCGCGCAGGGGGAGTCCCGTGTCGGCCCCGGCCAGCAGCAGCGCGCCGAGCCGCCGGGTGTACCAGGCCACCCCGTGGGAGCAGCCCGTCTCCACGTCCCGCGGCGCGCTCGCCCCGTCCAGGAGGACCGCGCTGGTCGCGGTCGCCGCGGCGAAGTCCTCGTTGGGTCGGCCGGGGTCGCCCGGCTCCGTGGCGACGTGGAAGGGCACTCCCGGACCTCCCGTTCATGGACGGCGCGTCTGTCGTGGGCACCGCGGCCCCGCCCCGGAGACACGATGACCGCTCCTTACCCCCAGGAAGTTACACCTATGGAAAGCACATCTTTCGGGTAGGTGAACGATTCAGTACTTTTCTTGAGACAGCCGACATCGCACGGCCCGACTCCGGCAAGGACGCGAGCAGGAGAAGCACCCCCCGCGACGAAAGCGGGGACCCGCACCCGCAAGGACCAGAACAGGAACCAGAAGATGACAACGGGATGGATCACCCCATGTGGAATATTCCCTACTATTTTCGGAGAGCCAGGCGAATACTCAGGAGAATGGTTCCGGCCCCGGTCAGGAAGGTGCTCTTCCTTCCCGTCTCATGGAGGCACCGGAGGAGGGACCCGGAACTCACCGTGTCGACCTACCGGCGCGAACCCGTCCTCGCACGGCGCTGGTCCGGTCCCTTCGACACCGAGGACTTCGTCGCCCGGCAGACGAACCGCTTCGCCGACCTCCTGCGTGAACGGGGGATCGACTACTTCTTCTCCCGGTCCAACGGCGTGTACCACCGTTCGGTCGCCGTGTCCGAGGAGGACAGGGCCGAGGTCCTGTCGGTCCTCGCCTCCCGCTACAGCCTCCACGGCTCGTACGTGAGGACTCCGGTCGGGTACCGGCCCCTGTCCCCGCTCCGGCTGCGCCGGCTCCGCCGCGCCCCGGTGATCCGGCTCGGGGGAGCACGTCGTCGGCGACCGAGGCCCCGCGGTCGTCGGCCCCGCCCACGGCTTCACCG is drawn from Nocardiopsis dassonvillei subsp. dassonvillei DSM 43111 and contains these coding sequences:
- a CDS encoding choice-of-anchor I family protein, encoding MRKTTAVAVSLAVALTGTAAPAHAERQEPREGGRGGVELSALGSYRTGSFDEAAAEIVAHDPRTQRLYVVNALAATVEVLDVSDPAAPAKLFDLRTPGVGAADGSVVPEGAVANSVAVHGDTVAVAVEAPDRTDDGWVVFYDTDGTALNAVRVGALPDMAAFTPEGRLLLVANEGEPSDDYSVDPEGSVSVIRVNRRPAALTQDDVRTADFRAWDGERELPSGVRVFGPDLSTGEPGTPGRVARNLEPEYISADTAYSAQVVLQEANAVALLDLRTAEFTDIVPLGLKDHMEPGNELDVSNRDDGIRLANWPVYGMYQPDGFDTYRWRGQTLMVTANEGDTRDWDGYSEETRLGDLAEETPLCEDSPRLREFLADNDLGVDSTGELLDEANMGRLTVTAAEGLREDGSCYEDVYAFGGRSFSIFTTEGELLFDSGSDFERITAEADPEFFNSNHAENAFDNRSDDKGPEPEGVVLGEVAGRTYAFVGLERVSGVMVYDVTDPREASFVQYLNNRDFTAEPGTGEAGDLGAEGLAFISASDSPIRGVPMLAVANEVSGTTTLYRVDPA
- a CDS encoding protein phosphatase 2C domain-containing protein: MPFHVATEPGDPGRPNEDFAAATATSAVLLDGASAPRDVETGCSHGVAWYTRRLGALLLAGADTGLPLREALAEAIATASALHAHTCDLANQESPSATVVAVRAGSDALEYLVLSDSVLLVEGGGGVRVLTDTRLDDLRGDLARRGSPWNAIRAYRNVPGGFWTAGAHPRAAEEALTGTLPLGRFTAMTDGASRVVDLFGDLDWDRAFALVSDRGPRALLDRVRGLEAADPDRLRHPRGKGSDDATVLAWTP
- a CDS encoding FAD-binding protein — protein: MSAPNARTTNWAGNVTFGSPRVHRPRTLDELRRVVRDSPRIRALGSGHSFNLVADSDADLVRLDGLPAEAEIDPEGRTVTVTAGTRYAELVTALHGRGFALANLASLPHISVAGSCATGTHGSGDGQRCLSAAVRAVQLLGPDGDLGWLSRDADPEVLPGAVVALGALGVVTRLSLEIEPAFTMTQRVRVGVALDEVADHVDDVFGAAYSVSLFTDWLGEGSVWLKQRTDRPEGAWRGGRPASGPVHPVPGMPPEPSTEQMGVVGPWHERLPHFRPELEPSAGRELQSEFYVPREAAGAAFAALRGIGHLLAPALYVAEVRTVRADDLWLSPAHGRDCVTFHFTWLPDPRAVAPVLAAVEERLLPLGARPHWGKLTAMDPADITARYERAADFERLTRALDPGGKFRNAFTDALFPRG